The following coding sequences are from one Kogia breviceps isolate mKogBre1 chromosome X, mKogBre1 haplotype 1, whole genome shotgun sequence window:
- the P2RY8 gene encoding P2Y purinoceptor 8 — MDMNLTRPDNATLLMLRDPAIAVALPVVYSLVALVSIPGNLFSLWVLCRHIGPKTPSVIFMINLSVTDLMLACVLPFQIYYHCNGNHWVFGERLCNVVTVAFYANMYSSILTMTCISVDRFLGVVYPLAAARWRCRRYAVAACAGAWLLLLAALSPLARTDLTYAVEVLGIVTCFDVLKSTMLPSVAMWAAFLFTLFLVLFLVPFVVTVACYTATILTLLRSADRRGEARRRRAVCLAAVVLLAFVTCFAPNNFALLVHVVSRLFFGRSYYHVYKLTLCLSCLNNCLDPFVYYFASGEFQLHMRHYLGYRPLSPGGPAGQLESLGSGRTLSARSVEGLDAAGRPGLRRQESVF; from the coding sequence ATGGACATGAACCTGACGCGGCCGGACAACGCCACGCTCCTGATGCTGCGGGACCCGGCCATCGCCGTGGCCCTGCCGGTGGTGTACTCGCTGGTGGCGCTGGTCAGCATCCCCGGCAACCTGTTCTCCCTGTGGGTGCTGTGCCGGCACATCGGGCCCAAGACGCCCTCGGTCATCTTCATGATTAACCTGAGTGTCACGGACCTCATGCTGGCCTGCGTGCTGCCCTTCCAGATCTACTACCACTGCAACGGCAACCACTGGGTGTTCGGCGAGCGGCTCTGCAACGTGGTGACCGTGGCCTTCTACGCGAACATGTACTCCTCCATCCTCACCATGACGTGCATCAGCGTGGACCGCTTCCTGGGCGTCGTGTACCCGCTGGCGGCCGCCCGCTGGCGCTGCCGCCGCTACGCCGTGGCCGCGTGCGCGGGCGCCTGGCTCCTGCTGCTGGCCGCCCTGTCGCCGCTGGCCCGCACGGACCTCACCTACGCCGTGGAGGTGCTGGGCATCGTCACGTGCTTCGACGTCCTCAAGTCCACCATGCTCCCCAGCGTGGCCATGTGGGCCGCCTTCCTCTTCACGCTCTTCCTCGTGCTCTTCCTCGTGCCCTTCGTGGTCACCGTGGCCTGCTACACGGCCACCATCCTCACGCTGCTGCGCTCGGCCGACCGCCGCGGCGAGGCCCGCAGGCGGCGCGCCGTGTGCCTCGCGGCCGTGGTGCTCCTGGCCTTCGTCACGTGCTTCGCGCCCAACAACTTCGCGCTGCTGGTGCACGTGGTCAGCCGGCTCTTCTTCGGCCGCAGCTACTACCACGTGTACAAGCTCACGCTCTGCCTCAGCTGCCTCAACAACTGCCTGGACCCCTTCGTCTACTACTTCGCCTCGGGCGAGTTCCAGCTGCACATGCGGCACTACCTGGGCTACAGGCCCCTGAGCCCCGGCGGCCCCGCGGGGCAGCTCGAGAGCCTCGGCTCCGGACGCACGCTGTCCGCGCGCTCCGTGGAGGGGCTGGACGCGGCCGGCCGGCCCGGCCTCCGGCGGCAGGAGAGCGTGTTCTGA